A part of Gemmatimonadaceae bacterium genomic DNA contains:
- a CDS encoding plastocyanin/azurin family copper-binding protein: MFRRIIAPLTMASIVAGCSASTNPYASSTTDPGNTLPPPVSAAQVNATPSIAFTPPTIALNVGGTVTFAFGSVAHNVFFDNDPTGAPATIDGANANTSVQRTFPVAGFYKYYCHIHPGMSGMIVVGGGGNTADGESTGSGGYNRLR, encoded by the coding sequence GTGTTCCGTCGCATTATCGCTCCCCTCACGATGGCATCGATCGTCGCCGGCTGCAGCGCGTCGACGAATCCGTACGCGTCATCGACCACCGACCCCGGGAACACGCTCCCGCCCCCAGTCTCGGCCGCGCAGGTGAACGCCACCCCGTCGATCGCTTTCACACCGCCGACGATCGCCCTCAACGTCGGGGGAACGGTCACTTTCGCTTTCGGCAGCGTGGCCCACAACGTTTTTTTCGACAATGATCCCACTGGCGCACCTGCCACCATCGACGGCGCCAACGCGAATACCTCGGTGCAGCGCACGTTTCCGGTTGCGGGATTCTACAAGTATTACTGCCACATTCACCCCGGCATGAGCGGGATGATCGTCGTCGGTGGCGGCGGAAACACGGCAGACGGCGAGTCGACCGGATCCGGCGGCTACAATCGGCTCCGGTGA